Proteins from one Oscillatoria nigro-viridis PCC 7112 genomic window:
- a CDS encoding DnaJ C-terminal domain-containing protein gives MQNFRNYYLILGVPKDATADEIKKAYRRLARQLHPDVNPGDKSAEDRFKDINEAYDILSDIDKRTQYDQFSKFWKQKGFQGKQGVRLPNFKTWGNTKTTRKKPAEDVDFSDYSDFNKFLDQVLGRRREVRMATANDAPGFASSEPWSTASKKTSYVANSRPPRRDLDDREMRRETVDREMRRETVDREMRRETVDREMRRETADREMRRDIEARLTLPLERAYSGGTERIRLEDGRAIEVNLPPAMVSGQRIRLRNQGIGGGDLYLKITVSPHPFFRLEMSDVCCELPLTPSEAVLGGDVEVPTLDGRVKMKLPPGVTTGKRLRLANKGYPTGNGDRGDQLVEIQVLIPQEISEEERELYEKLRQVESFKPRQDLSV, from the coding sequence ATGCAGAATTTTCGCAATTACTATCTAATTTTGGGAGTGCCCAAAGATGCCACGGCTGATGAAATAAAAAAAGCCTATCGACGGCTAGCCAGACAGTTGCACCCTGACGTGAATCCGGGGGATAAATCTGCTGAAGATAGATTTAAGGATATTAATGAAGCTTACGATATTCTTTCCGACATCGACAAGCGAACTCAATACGACCAATTTAGTAAATTCTGGAAGCAAAAGGGATTTCAAGGAAAGCAAGGGGTGCGACTTCCCAATTTCAAAACTTGGGGAAACACTAAAACTACCCGCAAAAAACCGGCCGAAGATGTCGATTTTAGCGATTACTCGGATTTTAATAAATTTCTCGACCAAGTGCTCGGAAGGCGCCGGGAAGTGAGGATGGCGACAGCGAATGATGCACCGGGCTTTGCCTCCTCTGAACCGTGGAGTACGGCTTCTAAGAAAACGAGTTATGTGGCTAATTCTCGCCCGCCTAGAAGGGATTTGGACGATCGCGAAATGCGACGGGAAACAGTCGATCGCGAAATGCGACGGGAAACAGTCGATCGCGAAATGCGACGGGAAACAGTCGATCGCGAAATGCGACGGGAAACAGCCGATCGCGAAATGCGACGAGACATTGAGGCCAGGCTAACTCTGCCTTTGGAAAGGGCTTATTCGGGTGGTACCGAGCGAATTCGTCTGGAAGATGGGCGAGCGATCGAGGTAAATCTGCCTCCTGCTATGGTATCAGGCCAGCGGATTCGCTTGCGAAATCAAGGTATAGGCGGCGGAGATTTATATTTAAAAATCACAGTTTCTCCCCATCCATTTTTTCGATTGGAAATGTCGGATGTTTGCTGCGAATTGCCGCTGACTCCCAGCGAAGCGGTGTTGGGTGGAGATGTGGAAGTACCGACGCTGGATGGTAGGGTGAAAATGAAATTGCCACCGGGAGTAACGACTGGAAAGCGGTTGCGGCTGGCTAACAAGGGCTATCCGACCGGAAATGGCGATCGGGGCGATCAATTGGTAGAAATTCAGGTGTTAATTCCCCAGGAAATTAGTGAGGAGGAACGGGAATTATACGAAAAGTTGCGACAGGTTGAGTCTTTTAAACCGCGTCAGGATTTATCGGTTTAA
- a CDS encoding dynamin-like GTPase family protein, whose translation MTQMPPQCNNLQEQVDSLLQLLRQESSLRQQDITAVQASLKKAISPEFEIVFAGAFSAGKSMLINALLERELLYSAEGHATGTECYIAFAEPEKERVVLTFLSEFEIGQQASVLCHQLGLATELNINQTDVVSLLSQGCNIIIETEGGENKSEVAKKAKALMLLLEGFEANRDRIQTLENATYSMEQFNFSNLKEAASYARRGSNSAVLKRVEYYCYHPLLQDGNIIIDTPGIDAPVQRDAELTYDKIESPDTSAVVCVLKAASSGEMTTEETELMEKTRGNPGIRDRLFYIFNRIDETWYNTQLRQRLENLINSDFRDTARVYKTSGLLGFYGSLIRGTTGRDRFGLNTIFATSKGRVFGDDKLDSELLGNSEETPQFVSEFNRYCANSGKLSPSRFRISVNSYETPNENYVRILAEQGQPLIAQLIQDSGIEDFRTAITRYLTEEKRPQLFKNLADDLEDLCIQLRKYYQTIQRNLDSQPREIEAMKAQELLRLNQELQQVGQDFREHIAEEVNEMIMNRCDIFDIDFRQLQSRMIRRLDELLDGFSVEAAYGRTLRNHPRNATAPLIAVLVEALYYLANQLEDILVEATKSLVDNYFQYLKDSVRKSEYYRLLYRLLGNDGGIEQQLEELSKRVSDALVNAAGVECDRYVRESPRFYDEGTFSIYQFRETLQQTSQGFDCENMVDAQPAIRQLLRLDFEPKVSRTIRQTFRQTVNQTLKEHLLPLAQKQADDILQKYSQARDYLEQTLAQEAEEKIAGNLRRQAENEEKIKEYDRAVSGINSCLQAMKLHEHLLPVIGQTDSVSVDGE comes from the coding sequence ATGACTCAAATGCCCCCTCAATGCAACAATCTGCAAGAGCAAGTTGACTCTTTACTGCAACTGCTGCGTCAGGAATCCTCTTTGCGACAACAAGATATCACGGCGGTACAAGCTTCTCTGAAAAAGGCAATTTCTCCTGAGTTTGAAATTGTGTTTGCTGGCGCTTTCAGTGCGGGAAAATCTATGTTAATTAATGCTTTGCTGGAGCGGGAATTGCTCTACAGTGCTGAAGGACACGCGACTGGTACGGAATGTTATATCGCCTTTGCTGAGCCGGAAAAAGAGCGCGTTGTTCTCACTTTTTTGAGCGAGTTTGAGATTGGCCAGCAAGCTTCTGTGCTTTGCCATCAGTTAGGTTTAGCTACTGAACTTAATATTAATCAAACAGATGTAGTGTCGCTGTTGTCTCAGGGATGTAACATAATTATTGAAACGGAAGGCGGCGAAAATAAATCCGAGGTAGCCAAAAAAGCTAAGGCTTTGATGCTGCTGTTAGAAGGTTTTGAGGCAAATCGCGATCGCATCCAAACTCTCGAAAACGCTACCTACTCGATGGAACAGTTTAACTTTTCCAATCTCAAGGAAGCTGCTAGTTATGCCCGTCGCGGTAGTAACAGTGCTGTACTCAAACGAGTTGAATATTACTGTTATCATCCCTTGCTGCAAGATGGCAATATTATTATAGATACGCCGGGAATTGATGCGCCGGTGCAGCGGGATGCAGAATTGACTTATGATAAGATTGAAAGCCCCGATACTTCGGCCGTTGTCTGCGTTTTGAAAGCAGCTTCGTCTGGGGAAATGACGACGGAAGAAACCGAGTTGATGGAAAAGACACGGGGAAATCCGGGAATTCGCGATCGGCTGTTTTACATTTTCAACCGCATTGACGAAACTTGGTACAACACGCAACTGCGACAGCGCTTAGAAAATCTGATTAATTCCGACTTTCGCGATACTGCGAGAGTTTACAAAACTAGCGGATTGTTGGGATTTTACGGGAGTTTGATTCGAGGGACAACAGGGCGCGATCGCTTTGGTTTAAATACAATCTTTGCCACCAGTAAAGGGCGAGTTTTTGGAGACGATAAATTAGATTCAGAATTGCTCGGTAATAGTGAAGAAACTCCGCAATTTGTTAGTGAATTTAATCGCTACTGCGCGAATTCCGGCAAACTGTCTCCCAGCCGATTTCGGATTTCAGTTAACAGCTACGAAACACCAAATGAAAACTACGTGCGGATTCTTGCAGAGCAAGGACAACCATTAATTGCTCAATTAATTCAAGATAGCGGCATCGAAGATTTTCGCACAGCCATCACCCGTTACCTCACCGAAGAAAAACGCCCGCAACTGTTCAAAAATTTAGCTGACGACTTGGAAGACTTGTGCATTCAACTGCGGAAATACTACCAAACAATTCAGCGGAATTTGGACAGCCAGCCCCGCGAAATTGAGGCGATGAAAGCACAGGAACTTTTACGCTTAAATCAAGAATTGCAGCAAGTCGGACAGGATTTTCGGGAACATATCGCCGAAGAAGTCAATGAAATGATTATGAACAGATGCGATATTTTCGATATAGACTTTCGGCAACTGCAATCTCGGATGATCCGCCGCTTGGATGAATTGTTAGACGGATTTTCTGTTGAGGCGGCTTACGGACGCACTTTGCGGAATCATCCCCGCAATGCCACAGCACCTTTAATTGCTGTTTTAGTTGAAGCACTTTATTATTTAGCGAATCAGTTGGAAGATATTTTAGTAGAGGCTACTAAGTCACTGGTTGATAATTATTTCCAGTATTTGAAAGATAGCGTTCGCAAGTCGGAATACTATCGATTACTCTATCGGTTGTTGGGGAACGACGGGGGAATTGAACAGCAGTTAGAGGAGTTATCAAAGCGGGTTTCTGATGCTTTGGTAAATGCGGCGGGTGTTGAGTGCGATCGCTACGTGCGAGAAAGTCCCCGTTTTTACGACGAAGGCACATTTTCGATTTATCAATTCCGCGAAACATTGCAGCAAACATCTCAAGGTTTCGACTGCGAAAATATGGTGGACGCCCAACCGGCAATTCGGCAATTATTGCGGCTAGATTTTGAGCCGAAAGTATCTAGAACTATTCGGCAAACTTTCCGCCAAACTGTCAACCAAACCCTGAAAGAGCATTTGTTGCCACTGGCCCAAAAGCAAGCTGATGATATTTTGCAGAAATACAGTCAAGCCCGCGATTATTTAGAGCAAACTTTGGCACAGGAAGCGGAGGAAAAGATTGCTGGGAATCTGCGGCGGCAAGCTGAGAATGAAGAAAAGATCAAAGAGTACGATCGGGCGGTTTCTGGGATTAATAGTTGTTTGCAGGCGATGAAGCTGCACGAGCATTTGTTGCCTGTAATTGGACAAACTGATAGCGTTTCGGTAGATGGTGAATGA
- a CDS encoding KGK domain-containing protein, which yields MNDNFDSLKRDDVVSVYSDHILVTNRTFTISEFIAAMMTLIKEQKNQGEWTELKEMWFREGIDCKILKPGAKSWQRGKVRITLEFQPEELEVAEVTEIGKSADTKVVSPLDDLRQKMPKES from the coding sequence ATGAATGATAACTTTGACTCACTGAAACGTGACGATGTTGTGTCTGTATATTCGGATCACATTTTAGTCACTAACCGCACGTTTACAATAAGTGAGTTTATTGCAGCGATGATGACTCTAATAAAAGAGCAAAAAAATCAAGGTGAATGGACAGAATTAAAAGAAATGTGGTTTAGAGAAGGAATAGATTGTAAAATACTGAAGCCGGGTGCTAAGAGTTGGCAAAGAGGAAAAGTGAGAATTACTTTAGAGTTTCAGCCTGAAGAGCTTGAAGTTGCAGAAGTTACTGAAATTGGAAAATCAGCAGATACTAAAGTAGTTTCTCCCCTGGACGATTTGCGTCAAAAAATGCCTAAAGAGAGTTAG